A stretch of the uncultured Desulfobacter sp. genome encodes the following:
- a CDS encoding TetR/AcrR family transcriptional regulator, with protein MNSPTKRKEMMNRLLKELVVKTVLAMIQEGTSITMDNVAARCGVSKGTLYNYFKNKKDLLNYIHETVIIPIKKGSNKIFKKNIPPMEKIYGFVGNVFNFQKEYPLYFKFIQSQRSAADAVTERMDVIILPLVNVCREGMRLGQFVDVDPYVMAAMIFGTVVGPLESLTYREAELQDLEKLKQEIVRFLDKCILKEQERSL; from the coding sequence ATGAATTCGCCCACCAAAAGAAAAGAGATGATGAACCGCCTGCTCAAGGAGCTGGTGGTCAAAACCGTGCTGGCAATGATCCAGGAAGGCACATCCATTACCATGGATAATGTGGCGGCCAGATGCGGTGTCTCTAAAGGAACTTTGTACAACTATTTTAAGAATAAAAAAGACCTGCTCAATTATATCCATGAGACTGTGATCATTCCCATTAAAAAGGGATCAAACAAAATATTTAAAAAAAATATTCCGCCCATGGAAAAAATATATGGATTTGTGGGTAATGTGTTTAATTTCCAGAAGGAATACCCACTTTATTTTAAATTTATCCAGAGTCAGCGTTCGGCCGCCGATGCCGTCACGGAGCGTATGGACGTGATCATTCTCCCGCTGGTCAATGTCTGCCGGGAGGGCATGCGCCTGGGACAGTTTGTGGATGTCGATCCCTATGTCATGGCAGCCATGATTTTTGGTACGGTGGTCGGCCCTTTGGAGTCTTTGACATATCGGGAGGCTGAACTCCAGGATCTGGAAAAACTCAAACAGGAAATTGTCCGTTTTTTGGACAAATGTATACTTAAGGAACAGGAGAGATCGTTATGA